In Rhodamnia argentea isolate NSW1041297 chromosome 1, ASM2092103v1, whole genome shotgun sequence, the genomic window ATCATGTATACTGCAGATTATACAGATTTTCTCGTTTGTGCAGAAATGGAACTAAGGATGGACCACCCTTGGGCAAATAAACATGACTAAACTTCATATCCCAGTATCTATGCATGAGCTTTTGCCAGGCCATGTTCTGATTTTGCTGTGGAAAATTCACAGCTGGCCAGCATACTGACACTACGCATATTGTCAACTAACTAAGCTCAAGAGGTGTCAACTTATAAGACATTTCCCCATTCAATTTATAAGTGCTTGCTTTTTCCTAAGGATTTGTCTCAAATATAAGTAAGTTAGGATTCCTTTTTCCTTGTTCAATGTCTGAATGGAAAAACTTGATGCGTGGATTACTTTTTGCGCAATCAAGAACTGATTGACTAGTGCAACTGATAATGAAGATAGACCTATCTGGTAGGAGGGAAAAACTTAATATGATTAATGAAGCTACTAGCCTACTAGTGGAGGATGTTTATTTTGTACAAAATATAATTCACGGAGCTAACTGAGGATGAGAATCATTTGGCAACTCGGAGATTTAATGCCCATCTGTATggggaaaagagaggagaaatgcTGGTTGGTATAGAAGATTCGTGTAGTATACTTTTACCTATCATAAAGGCCTGCACCAGCATAACCTTCAAGATCCTCTCCATTTGAGTCAGATCGGAAAATAATGGATTTTCTGATGAAAAGTCCAATTGGTTTGCTTGGGTAACCCAGTAcctgaaaaaagaaattcagaCACGAAAACCGTCtaagaaaattcaaacttgTGTATAAGTCCGATACTCAAGGTAAGGGTAATTCCACTATTTCCAAGAGAACTTTTTATGGGTCATCAAATATGTTCATCTTCAACACAGAGAAATTGCATAATCTCGCCTTCCAGGCATATCCTATGTAATGGCCTTAGCTGGAAAGAAAGTTGCGTCACCTGAGGAGATGTAAGATCATTTTTCTTGCAGACAAAGCTCAAGGCACGACCTGGATAAGCTCCAACTAGAGTTGGCCAATAGTGGCAGCCCTCGGCCCAACCTGGGCGAGGGATAGCGACCCTTGCTCAATTTGGTTGAGGGCTGCGACCTCATCAACGGttagcgagggtcgccggcgtTGACCATTCCCCCACCATCGCTGGCCCTTCTCGGCGATGGTGGAGCGGCAACAGCTGCTCACTtgcgttttcctttttttctccttcgttgtattttttttttaattttacttattttgttaatataaattaaataactTTTGTACTAGAAAATCATATTTAAACTCCAAATGACATCGTTTTGACCACATcaatgccacgtaagataggagaaatattaaacaaaaaatatgtcaatatttttcgtcGATCAAATTAGACGGAGTTAATAAAAGGACTCGATTATACCAAGTTGACAAGTTATagaacttgattgtattttttgtgagTTTTGAGACTCAGTTGTACTTTTACGAAAAATTTTAGGTTTTTCAATGCTCttatttctagaaaaaaaatagaaaaaattctggaaaactTAGTGGGAGATCATTTCGGAGAATATGTATATTATCTTTCTATTGGAATACCATGGGCACTTCCTCCGTACCAGATTCCATCAGTTTTCTGCAACATCAAAAGTGAGCACTTcgatcctttttttatttttaaaaaatatgacagCCATAACTTGAGTTCTTGACTGAATCTTTGACTTGTGATATTGGGTGTCTTTGTCTGGCAGGAAAATGGTGATGTATGACAACTTAAGTAGTGGAATGTTAGTTTATGATTATGTTTCTGATGCTCATGCACTTGGACAATGTTTTGGCACCAGAGCCTTTTGCGTATGTGATTGAGGGTGTGAAAGAAGTTTACATGGTCAACATTGAAGGAATGTTTTGTGTATGCGGAGTTAATTTACATAACTCTTCCAACATGtcaatctcaaaatattttcgacTAGACGAAAATCGACATTGTTACAAACTTCACTGTTGTCTAGATACAATAACCATTACAAGGCCATTATCATGCTGAATCGCTATCCCTGAGCGGAGGAAACTTCTACTAGCCAATCTTTCAATTGGTTAGTCACAAAGGTGGACCTCACCTACATTCCTATACAGTTAAATCTGCATGCGAACGATATCTATAACTTGTAATTTACTAATTAGAAACATAATTAGAGAAAGTTTTCACCAATCGGGGATGAAGAAAAACATAGTCCTTCAAAGAAAAACTAGTTATGCATAAGCATCGCACGACCAACCACCAAAAGGCAAATACTAGTGCGTTATCTTTCGTTATCTTTCGTATCTAGTATTTAAATAAACCATAGTACAAAACTTTCGAAAAAGAGATTCAATATTGGTTTTTGCGCTCTCTTTTTAGCTGTTGAAGATTTCGCTTATAAAAGGCACCAAGCAAAGGCGCTATCGCAACTCGCACTAAAACAACAATGAAAAGATCGTCAAGCATGTTGATATTGTTCTTGTTTTTACTGATAATAATCCCTTGTGATCATGCAATCGAATCGCCTCAATACACGGTGGCGTTGTTGGCCACTGATTTTGAGATCAGACACTACAGAAATTCCACCTGGATGTCTGCTGCTCTCCAAGGAACCTCCTTCGAGAAGTCCACACAAGAAGGCTTTCACAGGTTTTTCAAGTTCAATTTATTCTTTGATCGGGTAGGATGTGAGATTGCTTGGTGTAGCTAGTGACCATGAAGTTCAATTCCCTGTTCATTGAATCAGGCTGTACCGATTCATTCGTGGCGAGAACCTCAACTCCTCCGAAATCGATATGACCTCTCCTATCGTGACGGGCATCGCGCAATCCTCTCAAGGATCCTTCAGATCATACTGGGTCAGCTTCTATTTGCCAGCCAAGTTTCAAGGTGTCCCTCCACAGCCTGATCCTGAGCTGAACTTGAAACTCGACGAGCAGAAAGCACATTGCGTGGCGGTGAGGAAGTTCGCCGGGTTCGCTAGGGATGATAACATCGACGGAGAAATGGAGGCTCTTGTGGCCAGCTTGGACAATTACACGTCCGGCAGGATTGCTATGGACGACAAGAACGAGTTTGCTGTCGCGCAATATAACGCTTCGCATCATCTCTCAGGACGCTTAAATGAAATTTGGCTTGACGTCGGTACCCCGGTTGCAGATAAATGTCAACCTTAAGCATGTTTGCGTGTACCATATGAATAAGCGTATGTTATGGCTATCTCTGTGCATTATGAATGCCTATTTGGTGATTGTAAACGTTGGAATCCCGCAGCAACTTAATCGATGCATTCGACCATCTGATATCTCATCATATGGCTTTGGTACACAAAATTCAGGAAAAGTACAAagccataaatttattgcatcaataccaattcagtcataaacctttcgattgaaccaatttaatcacaaatattttacattggtaccaattcattcAATCTAGCCAATATTGATCGTAACTCGCTGATATTGACACCGgacgtcttacatggcacgatcAAGACTGATGAAAcaaattctttaaaattttattttttatatgaattttttatatttctattttacttattcattttctttttatttctttaatttttttttttatatttctattttacttATTCGGCAAGGGAGGCCCTCACCCGCTATGAAGGTTGAGCCCTCGCTAGATCGAGAGAGGGCTTGGCACCCCTTGCCTACAGTCGACAATGGAAGAGCACGAAATTGCCACAATGGAAaagtatgaaaataaaaagaacaaaggaaaaaatattaaaaatatcataaaattcataaaatttataaaatttatcaatgtcatcgTCAATTATACCACGCATGTGAGCTGACAACAGCCAATcaacgatttccaatcaaaattaatcggagaGACTAAATTAATATCAATACCAAAAAGTTTGTCTAAATCAATTCAATTGAAGggttttaagactgaatttacTTTTTCCCACAAAACACAAACCATAATGAATGGTTGTGAAACGTCCACCGACTATCGCATCTTCAAGTAGCAAAGcaaaaataaactaattatcagCACGGTCACATGGTAATTCCATGATAAAGAATCAACTGCACCATCCCCGTCAAACGGGATAGAGAACCAGTTCTTCATAAGCGATCACCATATTTGAGCTCTTGATCTCCTGGATCCACATATACACTACGAAATTATGCAATAAATGAAAACTTACCTAACTACCAGTAAAGAAGTATGCCGGCCACAAGGTTGCCAAAGCTTATTTCCTGGTCAGATACGATAACTGATCAATCAACGTAGTACATAATTGAATAATTCGAGGACTGGACTATACATGGCCATAACCGACCATCCTAATGATATGATATGGCAGCATCTACTTTATGCGGACCGTGTTATGATACTTTCTACCCCTTCCCGTTATGTATCCAATCTGTCCCCTATTTGAATTTTCTCTATATAGATCTCTGGTTTGCTGTGTCGTCTCTTCTATATAAGCCAGATACAGGGGAAAGAAATTAACACGAAGATAAACCAGTGATATCACATCTGAGGCCTTGTCTGGACAACATAGATTTTCCCATCCTTTACGACGCCTTCAATGTCTTGGGGAGAGCCATATAATTCTTCGATTGCACTTCCCGCACGGGCAATGCTGGAAAGCACAGAATGCTGAAAGTTTCCATCGACGAGCAGAGGGTCGGATGTGTAGTCGACCAcgaccttttcttcttcatccatggGAACACTGCAACAGGCAACTTGATGTATGAGAATCATATGAAACAAAATGGAAGACGCGGGCCCGCAGAGAAATTGGCTTAACTGGAAACTAACACTCTCATATAGCCGACAGCTGATGATCATGTATATTGCAGATTTTGCAGATTTTCTCGTTTGTGCAGAAATGGAACTAAGGATGGACCACCCTTGGGCAAATAAACATGACTAAACTTCATATCCCAGTATCTATGCATGAGCTTTTGCCAGGCCATGTTCTGATTTTGCTGTGGAAAATTCACAGCTGGCCAGCATACTGACACTACGCATATTGTCAACTAACTAAGCTCAAGAGGTGTCAACTTATAAGACATTTCCCCATTCAATTTATAAGTGCTTGCTTTTTCCTAAGGATTTGTCTCAAATATAAGTAAGTTAGGATTCCTTTTTCCTTGTTCAATGTCTGAATGGAAAAACTTGATGCGTGGATTACTTTTTGCGCAATCAAGAACTGATTGACTAGTGCAACTGATAATGAAGATAGACCTATCTGTTAGGAGGGAAAAACTTAATATGATTAATGAAGCTACTAGCCTACTAGTGAAGGATGTTTATTTTGTACAAAATATAATTCACGGAGCTAACTGAGGATGAGAATCATTTGGCACTCTGAGATTTAATGCCCATCTGTATggggaaaagagaggagaaatgcTGAGTTGGTATAGAAGATTCGTGTAGTATACTTTTACCTATCATAAAGGCCTGCACCAGCATAACCTTCAAGATCCTCTCCATTTGAGTCAGATCGGAAAATAATGGATTTTCTGATGAAAAGTCCAATTGGTTTGCTTGGGTAACCCAGTAcctgaaaaaagaaattcagaCACGAAAACCGTCtaagaaaattcaaacttgTGTATAAGTCCGATACTCAAGGTAAGGGTAATTCCACTATTTCCAAGAGAACTTTTTAAGGGTCATCAAATATGTTCATCTTCAACACAGAGAAATTGCATAATCTCGCCTTCCAGGCATATCCTATGTAATGGCCTTAGCTGGAAAGAAAGTTGCGTCACCTGAGGAGATGTAAGATCATTTTTCTTGCAGACAAAGCTCAAGGCACGACCTGGATAAGCTCCAACTAGAGTTTCACCGAGTCCCTTGACAACCTTTATGAGGAAGAccagaaaaattcattcaacttcaACAATTACCAGACAACATAAACTATACTGAACACTAAAGTACCTCCGCATATATCTCTTCTGAGTCTCCTGAGGATGGATTAGTTGTGTGGATCACAAATGCATAATCAGCATTTATTATCTCTTGTACCAGAACAGCCATGCTAAGGTAATCATGATCTAATTTCACTCTTCTAGTGCTGAAGTATGCTCTTTCATTCCACTTCGAAGCCCAGACCTGAATATttttggaagatgaggataaaCCAGAAGTAGATTATTTATCATAAGCAGGAATAATTAGACATACAAGCAATGGGATTTGGAAATGGTCACCTAAACAAATAAAGGGTATTCTATATCTGTACCTCTAGCTACAGCTGAACTATAACAACAACATGCCATATGAGTACATGTGACATGATTCATTTAGAATAATTAAGTTTCTTGTATAGAATTCCCAGGAATTCTTTTGTCACAATGATCTGGACCTCTTATTCAGAAATTGTCTGAAAAGgtttcaaaaaagtaaaattataGTCAACTTCCCCACAAATCGTGAGACAATACGCAAGAACAATGCCTATAAAGTATGACATCACTCTGAGCTTTAATTAATTGAGAGATCCAAGACTTGGAATGAACTTTTAAGAGTTTCCATCATTTTAGTTGTTGAATTACAACAACCGACATGTCACATTACATTGTACtaaaaaaccaattgaaaacttattttttcttccctaaaCACACTTTCAAAGAAGCAAGCTTTTACATGGGGAGGAtgaaagaagaaacagaaacaTAAACATTCTAGTAgtcattttcttctttaagGTGGGAGCAGGGGAAGTTTAGGTCACCTAATGTACTGAAATAGATAAAGTTACTTTCACATGTGGAAACGAAGATCCATATTCAGCTGGCTATACTCAATATAAAATGCAATGCCTTTGGAACTGTAATGGCGCAAGAAATGTCGGCAATACATGGTTCAACTGGTCGAACAGGTTTTAAGTGGCTGAACAATCCGTTTTAAGTTAAAGAGGCATTTCGCAGTAAAGTTctgatataaagaaaataacacTCATCTGACAAAACGACCATTCACAGCCCAGATGATCAAATACACCGTTTTAGATATATAGTGTAACAATTTCAAATGTCAATCAGTAACGATGACCTTTTCACTTCAGAAAGGGTCAGATGCTAATGGAATTTGTTTGCTATTAAATGACCAAAAGAGAGGCTCGGCTCTAATTACTATGCGTGAGATGGAATTTCCATACGACGGAATTGAATCCTTCCACCAACAAAGGGCTTTTGACTTTAACAAAGTCTCCAGATCCTATTCACCTGTTCGGCCAGTTGAACCTGGTCAACTCTGGGTTTTTTAGTGGTTCCAGATCCAAAAGATTTAGGGTGCTGATTCCAGGCTCAATTAGACTGGAAGAATCAGTCGAACCAGCCAGTCCAGCTTTAATAACACCGTCGAAATATAGATCAGAGTCTTGAATATTCATGCTACTGCATTAGTAAAGTCTGACCTTCTTTATAGCTGTCCATGCTTGTTCCCATCGCTGGTTGCCTTCATCCCCGGGCCATGGCATTCCTGAACTTTTCATTGTCGATTTCAGTTCTTGAACCTGCAAGTAAAAAATTGTTTCTGGGATTAGTgcaaaaatgataaattatggGTCACGTCTGACAAGCTGGAGTTACTTTCCAGCTATCAACTCTTTAAATTGGTATCAGCATGCAGTACTAGGGGAAAGCTTGCTGAGAGCATCAGCGTGACTGATGCATCACTAGCTACTAATTAACATGAATAATGGGATGGGGAATAGATTCATGGAATCCTCATGAACGGAAGACATTTCTCTGCCACAAAACCAAGTCAAATGCTTCCTCTGATGTACCTGCCTTGACCATCAATCTGGGACTCCATAAGAGTAAGTGTGGGTACAGAGTTGCATaggtgtgtgtatgtgtgtaaTTCCCCGTTCCCACTTTCTTTCTTACCCTTCTTACCCTGAACGGGTGATGCCACTGTAGAAGTCCCATATATGCTCACAGGAAGTCTTTATTTAAGGGCATTACATATTCCTACTACGATGTTTTGGTGGATGTAATATTCAAATTAGTAGCAACAGCTACTTGCTATTCATCATGACAATAATCTACAACTTGGCATTACAAACCATATCATAACTTCACAGCCAAAAAAAGGGTCACCGTAGAAAAAGAACCAACCAATTGCTCTGGTGCTTGCAGCTCTAAAACTGTTTCTCGTATCTCTCGAAGAGCACTGAAATCACCCTCTTCCAACTTCCTTTTCAGGTTTTGCAACTTTTCCGCAACCACCTGTACGATAATTGTGAAATGGGGGATATCTGTCAGTTTAATTGGAATACCTTTATCATTGAACAGCTCACTTTATCTGCAAAGTTTGAACAATCACTTATAGGACTGATATCCTGCAAGTTcgtaaattgaggaaaaaaggCTTAATTATTGTAAAAAGTTGAATGCGCAATGTGTCCATTCAAAACATTTAATTTTAACTAAACAATAGAGCTCAATAAGTAAAAGTTGAATGCCCAATGTTTCGTCCGAAAATCCTTCAAACCTTAAATATTAGAGGACAACGTAATATTTCATATCTTAAGAGTTATGCATGGTCAAACTAACTGTATGTTATGTAAAAAGAGCGTGTTGCAACTTGTAGAAAGCACTAATACTTCTAAGAACAGAAACGACCACAAAAGTACAGTGACAATAAccaaggctctgtttgtttcgcggcAAATGAATGATTAGGAAATCAATTTCCTAAGAATGATCGCTTGcattacttaaaataattagataatgGTTCAACAAAACTTTATgcccaaatattttcatgaacatattttttgttcattcatttttgtgagcgatataagcgatcgcgtttaggaaaatgttttcccaatcatctttttttgcgaaataaatggagcccaAGTGTAATTGGATATATAGATACACCAATATGTGGTTGGATGTatctctatttaattttttccgcTCTTCCTTCAAATAGATAATCACAGTGGTATCAAACATCTCAAAAATGTTATATTCCAGCATCATGTGATAAAACTCGACGACAAAGTATGCCATTTCattcaaaatcacattttaGCCCAAGTTGTGTTCAGATCTTCCTTTGGCCGTAAAGTATGGATACTGGTAAGGCTGCCCCACAAGGTAAACACAGGCATCACTTGAACAgccaaaattaaaaagtgaaGCAGTCGATAGTCATAGCAAATTATTTTTGCTCTTTAAGTCAAAAATAGCAAAGATATAAGAAAACATATGATCCAGAGTGGAGACAAACTAAGTGCGTGTTTCATATGTGCAAAAGAATGCAACTCATACACAACAAAAATTCGAATGTTCAGGTTTATCGTCTTTTGACACGATTGGTAAATGGGTTATGTTCAGATTCAACCTGTATAATCCCGACTTGGATTGTGTCTATCAGTTTGGATTGGACCTATATTGACCCTTGACCTATTTAATGGAACTATTATTTCTTTATGATGCATTACTATTTGTTGACAAGACCACAAATGACTAGCATTTGTTGCAACTTGTTAAAAAGAAGTAGAACTACAAAATTTAtaggttttcaaaatttgaaaagtagATTTGCAGATTGAGTGTATTGTTTCCACCAATAAaggctaatgaaaaataaattttatttcaaataataggtTGCAGAGAACAATTGACCAACCAAATAAAAATAGAGCATTTTCCAGTTTGAGATTAATACTTTATTAATAATTCAGATGatgctattttcttttctgatcTGATTATACCTCTGACCATCTCTAATCTCTATGACACAAATTCTATATTAAATTGTTGCTCATATACCCTTCACCTAAAAGACAGTGAACTTGATTGATACCACCATGTAAGTGAGTAAAGCACTTAATACTATGAAGCCGGACAACAGATAGAAGGAAGACACAaacaaatcaagagaaaaaaaaaaaactgttcttGCAGCCTCTCAGCTTCAGAAATGAAAATATCTAATTAGTGAACTTGATTGGTACCACCACGTAAGAGAGTTAAGCACTCAAGACTATGAAACCGGACAAAAGATAGAACAAAGACACAAacaaatcaagaagaaaaataaactgTTCTTGCAGCTTCTCAGCTTCAGAAATGAAAATATCTAATTAGTGAACTTGATTGGTACCACCACGTAAGAGAGTTAAGCACTCAAGACTATGAAACCGGACAAAAGATAGAAGAAAGACACaaacaaatcaagataaaaaaCAAACTGTTCTTGCAGCTTCTCAGCTTCAGAAAATACCTGATTAGCACTTTCTGAGAGAACCCTTTCAAACACTCCAAATGGTATGGCAACTGAGGTAGGAAGTCCAATCCAGGATGGTACTTTTCCTTTCATATGAGATATGTTACGTGATTTGGCTCCAACCTAAAAGTTTTCAGCCACAGAGAAGTCAAGACAAACTTCATATGCACAATATTAATGCTAATTTGAAGCTGATTTTGCAGGCCTAACCATTTCTCCCGTGAACTCATCAGATGTTATGGCATATCTACCACTAAACTTTTTCTTGGCCAAAGTCAAAGATGGAAAAGAACCATCCTCGGATTTGGTTGTACTTGCATCCAATATCTCACTCTCCTTTAGCTCACTGAAATAATTAAAACTTCTGTTAGCTGTTAACAACATAACAGCGGTAAAAGATTTTGAGCTGACCTCGAGCCCATGGAACTTTTGCGTATGCATTGCACCACACAGGATGTAGAAAAtactaactaaaaaaaaaaaatgcccagtGAGCGAGACAGAAAAAATTACTTGTACAGCATGCCTGCAGATGTTGGTTTCAGGCGTAATAGCTTCCCTTCATGCCCTTCAAGATCAGCAAGAATCTCTGGATCAAAGCATGTGGCAAAGCAGACCTGTCATTGCTTAAATGTTCAGTGAATGTTCAACTAGAAATCAGATACAcaaagatttttcatttgcaAATGTAAATCATTACTTTGCTATTTCTTGCACGCACGGAGACATGAGATAGAACATCTGGCATGTCAGGTGTCAGAACAGCAACTGCACCATCTGGAATTTCCTCCTCTCCTTTTACGCTTTTTGCCACCAAAATTGTCGGTTTCCCATAAGATTTATTCTGAACTGCTAACAACTCCTTCACAACCGAGACATATCCCACAACTTCAAATGAGCTGATTACCTGCCAACTGAATAATGATGATCAAGTTAGAATGTTTGTCGCACCACATAGTTGGTGAGATTGAGATTCAAGTCCccaatcctattttttgtgatcagACAGCTGTTTCTAGTCAAGACTTCTATACCAAATTATGTtatcaaccatttcaaaatcTG contains:
- the LOC115732922 gene encoding heme-binding protein 2-like, encoding MKRSSSMLILFLFLLIIIPCDHAIESPQYTVALLATDFEIRHYRNSTWMSAALQGTSFEKSTQEGFHRLYRFIRGENLNSSEIDMTSPIVTGIAQSSQGSFRSYWVSFYLPAKFQGVPPQPDPELNLKLDEQKAHCVAVRKFAGFARDDNIDGEMEALVASLDNYTSGRIAMDDKNEFAVAQYNASHHLSGRLNEIWLDVGTPVADKCQP
- the LOC125314537 gene encoding alpha-glucan water dikinase, chloroplastic-like, yielding MLQKTDGIWYGGSAHGWAEGCHYWPTLVGAYPGRALSFVCKKNDLTSPQVLGYPSKPIGLFIRKSIIFRSDSNGEDLEGYAGAGLYDSVPMDEEEKVVVDYTSDPLLVDGNFQHSVLSGIARAGSAIEELYGFPQDIEGVVKDGKIYVVQTRPQM